A stretch of the Uranotaenia lowii strain MFRU-FL chromosome 3, ASM2978415v1, whole genome shotgun sequence genome encodes the following:
- the LOC129753468 gene encoding uncharacterized protein LOC129753468 — MPIDDESWHNLEMVWSRIELGDRKLYVGVLYLPPDRSRDVTLAESFSSCISKISSFCAPEDDIIFLGDFNMPGIKWCSSQASFLYPDPERSTFSASSNIILDSLSTATLRQINSVVNENGRMLDLCFANDGFRLPTIESAPAPLVKVGPHHPALLVTINISRLCNPADKLTPFYLDYKNADFDIISRVLATIDWESELELANPNAAAETFSHILNYVIDRHVPKRTANANPRTPWATAALRQLKATKRRALRNFNKHKSPHTKEEYRKLNSAYKKACQRSYQNHLRRIQQNLKTSPKSFWNHVKNQRNEPGTPSCMFLDGIMANSDSGICDLFANKFSSIFDTSSITDDQLNRAIRSVSPLGFSLNGITVEDTIISKAATKLKNSFSTGPDGIPATFLKRFMPSLLTRLIFQASLDQATFPSLWKEAYIKKQTTVAMSSSEAEYVALSAAAAESIWLSGLLEDMKVKDFKMPVTIYEDNRGYIGMAKNLETKRTKNIDVKHHFIRDHVAEGRLQIEAIGTQDQLADLFTKALEATRFQELRSMLGLTD; from the exons ATGCCAATCGATGATGAATCTTGGCATAATCTTGAGATGGTGTGGTCCCGCATCGAACTCGGCGACCGGAAGCTTTACGTTGGCGTACTATATTTGCCTCCTGATCGCTCGAGAGACGTGACCTTAGCTGAATCATTCTCTAGTTGCATTTCTAAAATAAGCTCTTTCTGCGCTCCAGAAGATGACATAATCTTCTTAGGCGATTTTAACATGCCAGGTATAAAGTGGTGTTCCAGCCAAGCTAGCTTCCTGTATCCCGATCCTGAACGCTCCACTTTTTCGGCTTCCTCGAACATTATTCTAGACTCTTTGAGTACAGCAACCTTACGTCAGATCAACAGTGTTGTAAACGAGAACGGCCGGATGCTTGATCTTTGCTTTGCCAATGACGGATTCCGTTTACCAactatcgaatcagcaccggcaCCGCTAGTTAAAGTAGGCCCACATCACCCGGCTTTACTGGTTACAATTAATATCTCTAGATTGTGTAACCCCGCTGATAAACTCACACCCTTCTACTTGGACTATAAAAACGCCGATTTCGATATCATTTCTCGCGTACTGGCCACTATAGACTGGGAATCCGAACTCGAACTAGCTAACCCTAATGCTGCAGCCGAAACTTTCTCGCACATCCTCAACTACGTTATCGACCGTCATGTTCCGAAACGCACCGCCAATGCTAATCCTCGGACTCCATGGGCTACAGCAGCTTTACGACAACTGAAAGCGACAAAAAGGCGTGcccttcgaaatttcaacaAGCACAAATCGCCGCATACCAAGGAAGAATATCGCAAACTCAACTCCGCCTATAAAAAAGCCTGCCAACGTAGCTATCAAAACCATCTTCGTCGAATTCAGCAAAATCTCAAGACTAGCCCAAAATCCTTCTGGAATCACGTTAAAAatcagcggaatgaacctggaACACCGTCCTGCATGTTCTTAGATGGCATCATGGCGAACTCTGACTCcggaatctgcgatctctttGCCAATAAATTCTCGAGCATCTTTGATACATCTTCAATAACCGACGACCAACTGAATCGCGCCATCAGGAGTGTTTCACCACTGGGCTTTTCTTTAAACGGTATAACAGTCGAGGACACAATCATCTCTAAAGCAGCCACTAAGCTCAAAAACTCCTTCTCTACGGGCCCGGATGGGATACCAGCTACCTtcctgaagcgttttatgccttcTTTGCTGACCAGGCTTATCTTCCAAGCTTCGCTCGACCAGGCCACCTTCCCCTCactgtggaaagaagcttacat TAAGAAGCAGACGACGGTGGCGATGTCTTCAAGCGAAGCAGAATATGTAGCCCTAagcgcagcagcagcagaatccATCTGGTTGTCCGGGCTCCTCGAAGACATGAAGGTAAAGGATTTCAAGATGCCGGTCACCATTTACGAGGACAACCGAGGTTATATCGGTATGGCCAAAAATCTCGAAACGAAGCGAACCAAGAACATAGACGTGAAGCACCATTTTATACGAGACCATGTTGCAGAAGGACGATTGCAGATCGAAGCCATTGGAACACAAGACCAGTTGGCCGACTTGTTCACCAAAGCTTTGGAAGCAACCCGTTTTCAAGAGCTGCGATCCATGCTAGGACTAACGGATTGA